In the genome of Bradyrhizobium sp. CIAT3101, one region contains:
- a CDS encoding O-antigen ligase family protein, giving the protein MTAQSVAYGGHATARTARGSAAWTQAADGLAALIAASLPWSTTAPSIFVGLWLLAVTPTIDWRDYARRLAQPAYALPFIILLLALLGMLWSDGAWTDRLHAFKPVAKLVLIPPLLYHFSRSERGFHVCAAFLASCALLAMFSWVVLLDPALKLTATASAGVPVKNYIDQSQEFTLCAFALALPALSFWRSGSILATAACLALILLFLTNMVFVASARTALLCVAVLLVLFAWRHLSRRAALWLLTGAVAASALAWAASPYLRQRISDIALEYQHGHEDISHASTAQRLTYWRKSVASYAEAPLFGHGTGSIKRQFERAASGESSLDSEVVSNPHNQTLHVAVQWGLLGVILLYALWIAHLRLFTGEGLAAWIGLVIVVQNITSSLLNSHLADFHEGWIYVLGVGVTGGMVLKAKARTSIPFESERKF; this is encoded by the coding sequence ATGACCGCCCAATCGGTGGCGTACGGGGGTCACGCCACCGCCCGCACCGCGCGCGGCTCGGCTGCATGGACCCAGGCCGCCGATGGGCTCGCTGCATTGATCGCGGCGTCGCTGCCGTGGTCGACCACGGCGCCTTCAATCTTCGTCGGTCTGTGGCTGCTCGCGGTGACGCCCACCATCGACTGGCGGGACTATGCCCGCAGGCTTGCGCAGCCTGCCTACGCCCTGCCCTTCATCATCCTGCTGCTCGCGCTTCTGGGGATGCTGTGGTCGGACGGCGCCTGGACCGACCGGCTGCACGCGTTCAAGCCGGTTGCAAAGCTCGTGCTGATTCCGCCGCTGCTCTATCATTTCAGCCGATCGGAGCGCGGCTTCCATGTTTGCGCAGCCTTTCTCGCCTCCTGCGCACTGCTTGCGATGTTCTCCTGGGTCGTGTTGCTCGATCCCGCCTTGAAGCTGACCGCGACGGCGTCGGCCGGTGTTCCCGTCAAGAACTACATCGACCAGAGCCAGGAGTTCACGTTGTGCGCCTTCGCGCTCGCGCTGCCGGCGCTGAGCTTCTGGCGCAGCGGAAGCATACTGGCGACGGCCGCGTGCCTTGCGCTGATCCTGCTGTTTCTGACCAACATGGTGTTCGTCGCCTCCGCCCGCACGGCACTGCTTTGTGTCGCGGTCCTGCTGGTGCTGTTCGCCTGGCGGCATCTGAGCCGGCGCGCGGCATTGTGGCTGCTCACGGGCGCAGTGGCCGCAAGCGCGCTAGCCTGGGCAGCATCGCCCTATCTGCGCCAGCGCATTTCCGACATTGCCTTGGAATATCAGCACGGGCACGAGGACATCAGCCACGCCTCGACCGCGCAGCGCCTGACCTATTGGCGCAAATCGGTCGCCTCCTACGCCGAGGCGCCGCTGTTTGGCCACGGCACCGGGTCGATCAAGCGCCAGTTCGAGCGCGCAGCCTCAGGCGAGAGCAGCCTTGATTCCGAGGTCGTCAGCAACCCGCACAACCAGACCCTGCACGTCGCGGTGCAGTGGGGACTGCTGGGCGTCATCCTGCTCTACGCCCTGTGGATCGCCCATCTGCGCCTGTTCACGGGCGAAGGTCTTGCCGCCTGGATCGGCCTCGTTATCGTCGTGCAAAACATCACGAGCTCGCTTCTCAACTCGCATCTCGCCGATTTTCACGAGGGCTGGATCTATGTGCTCGGCGTCGGCGTCACCGGCGGAATGGTCCTGAAGGCGAAAGCCAGAACTTCCATTCCGTTCGAATCGGAACGGAAGTTCTAG